The following proteins are co-located in the Candidatus Hydrogenedentota bacterium genome:
- a CDS encoding family 10 glycosylhydrolase has translation METGSYRRYFDIRQSTDKQEVVLTMICAHIGMIAVYWMAAGLSAAAENGQGLRLVAEFDCAKEYPPEAYFGHGAVSVVESSIGPYREAEGRPLSRFGYRFKVENTGRPHLAVIRYPDDKRRFMCVMDGTCYDLTTGVYTGFENPLSGKMLEIRRIFWPRWTDCSIVFMTWSDGEPAAVADIKVYEMDGLAPLDVPGDPGDGSRRELGIQFEDPCGTCASVGAMSNAEWIDRMAAYARHSGQNLLVYPIVWYHGPLYPSEREPAGNFNTVVAPDRKQYARWTSQPADWVAEILERFDKEGLDFQAAVTLLRLGTLMKSMNIDLESIKAGKDTINNMLGSGQVQAGTQDWTPLYNVMNFPDQVAGTSKGWAYGELSGQPYHAGPIFNPLHPVVQDAVVGLAAEIAERYKGHPSFKGISFNMWHATILWYASLDAGYDDYTVSLFSKETGIEVPVEPVAPDRFSKRHAFLTGERRKEWIDWRCAKIHELFCRIRDEVVARRPDLRVTITLWSETTVSQMLGFPKTPGHQLYARQSTIDLYRDGGFDIALFQNDPNIEVDLCFTPARDRDCWGTSGVNMTVEETSMFRDHDFLDKTTLKAAYAQETPGAYIFNSWVEAWGTHKWFPCEENDAQAKELAVMSGKPAEGIFRINSTYPEDGFWWDSQLRITPPLPGGDHFMEHYAHALAELDACRITRGGLFLDPVNTGQLQQFARAYRALPAKKFETVSASTDPVAVRSLTYNGRQYLYLVNREYYSVAVELALTDAAQATDLATQQAAGVQPQWPVTLGPYELRAFMLDNTAKVSGFAASAPDHIVARLKSDAEAALEQIARLRAANAQLPTGADRMEADIRAALEAGHYAWLRRALHSYIIRKCGQLSASLQ, from the coding sequence ATGGAAACGGGGAGTTACAGGCGGTACTTCGACATCCGCCAGAGCACGGACAAGCAAGAGGTGGTTCTGACTATGATTTGCGCGCATATCGGAATGATTGCGGTTTACTGGATGGCAGCAGGGCTCTCCGCGGCGGCCGAGAACGGTCAGGGACTCCGGCTTGTGGCCGAGTTCGATTGTGCAAAGGAATACCCCCCGGAAGCCTATTTCGGTCATGGGGCCGTTTCCGTCGTTGAGTCAAGCATCGGACCCTACCGCGAGGCAGAAGGCAGGCCGCTTTCGCGGTTCGGCTACCGGTTCAAGGTCGAGAATACCGGGCGTCCGCATTTGGCTGTCATACGGTATCCCGACGACAAGCGCCGCTTCATGTGCGTCATGGACGGGACATGTTACGATTTGACGACGGGCGTGTACACCGGATTCGAGAACCCGCTCAGCGGCAAGATGCTCGAGATCCGGCGGATCTTCTGGCCGAGGTGGACCGATTGCAGCATCGTCTTCATGACATGGAGCGACGGCGAACCGGCGGCCGTGGCGGACATCAAAGTCTACGAGATGGACGGTTTGGCGCCTCTTGACGTACCTGGGGATCCGGGTGACGGTTCCCGGCGCGAGTTGGGCATCCAGTTCGAAGACCCCTGCGGCACGTGTGCCAGCGTGGGGGCAATGTCGAATGCGGAATGGATTGACCGCATGGCTGCGTACGCGCGTCACTCCGGACAGAACCTGCTGGTCTACCCCATCGTCTGGTACCATGGCCCCCTCTACCCCAGTGAACGCGAGCCAGCCGGCAACTTCAACACGGTTGTTGCGCCCGACCGCAAACAATACGCGCGCTGGACGAGCCAGCCGGCCGATTGGGTCGCAGAAATCCTCGAACGATTCGACAAAGAAGGACTGGATTTCCAGGCAGCGGTGACGCTCCTTCGGCTTGGGACCCTGATGAAGTCGATGAACATCGATCTGGAATCCATCAAGGCCGGCAAGGACACCATTAACAACATGCTGGGGAGCGGCCAGGTGCAGGCCGGCACCCAGGACTGGACGCCGCTCTACAACGTCATGAACTTCCCCGACCAGGTTGCAGGTACGTCTAAAGGCTGGGCCTACGGCGAATTGAGCGGACAACCCTACCACGCCGGGCCCATCTTCAACCCCCTGCATCCGGTCGTTCAAGATGCCGTGGTGGGTCTGGCGGCGGAAATCGCCGAGCGGTACAAAGGCCATCCCTCCTTCAAGGGCATCTCATTCAACATGTGGCACGCGACGATTCTGTGGTACGCCTCGCTGGATGCGGGATACGACGATTACACGGTAAGCCTGTTCAGCAAGGAAACGGGCATTGAAGTGCCCGTGGAGCCCGTCGCGCCGGACCGGTTCTCGAAGCGCCATGCCTTTTTGACGGGAGAGCGGCGGAAGGAATGGATTGACTGGCGGTGCGCGAAAATCCACGAGCTGTTCTGCCGCATTCGCGACGAGGTCGTTGCACGGCGGCCGGATCTCCGCGTCACGATCACGCTGTGGTCGGAGACTACGGTGTCTCAGATGCTCGGTTTTCCGAAGACGCCGGGACACCAATTGTATGCGCGCCAGAGCACGATCGACTTGTATCGCGACGGCGGATTCGACATCGCTCTGTTCCAGAACGATCCTAACATCGAAGTTGACCTTTGTTTCACGCCAGCGCGGGACCGGGATTGCTGGGGCACCTCCGGCGTGAATATGACTGTCGAGGAAACCTCCATGTTCCGCGACCATGACTTCCTGGACAAAACAACTTTGAAGGCCGCGTACGCCCAGGAGACGCCAGGAGCATACATTTTCAACAGTTGGGTCGAAGCCTGGGGCACTCACAAGTGGTTCCCGTGCGAGGAAAACGACGCGCAGGCAAAGGAACTTGCCGTCATGAGCGGAAAACCGGCTGAGGGGATTTTCCGGATCAACTCGACGTATCCCGAAGACGGGTTCTGGTGGGACTCGCAACTCCGAATCACCCCGCCGCTGCCCGGCGGCGACCACTTCATGGAGCATTACGCGCATGCGCTTGCCGAACTCGACGCATGCCGGATCACGCGCGGCGGCCTCTTCCTGGACCCGGTAAACACCGGCCAGCTTCAGCAGTTCGCGCGCGCGTATCGCGCCCTGCCGGCGAAGAAGTTTGAGACGGTAAGCGCGTCAACGGACCCAGTGGCCGTTCGCAGCCTGACGTACAACGGGCGGCAGTACCTCTATCTCGTCAATCGTGAGTATTATTCTGTCGCCGTTGAACTCGCTCTGACGGACGCCGCGCAGGCGACGGATCTGGCCACGCAACAGGCTGCGGGCGTTCAGCCCCAGTGGCCGGTCACCTTGGGACCGTATGAACTGCGAGCCTTTATGCTGGACAACACTGCCAAGGTCTCCGGCTTCGCGGCATCGGCGCCCGATCACATCGTTGCCCGGCTCAAGAGTGACGCGGAAGCCGCCCTGGAACAGATCGCGCGATTGCGGGCAGCCAACGCACAGCTTCCCACAGGCGCGGACAGGATGGAGGCAGACATCCGGGCAGCCCTCGAGGCGGGACATTACGCCTGGCTGCGCCGGGCGTTGCACAGTTACATCATCAGGAAATGCGGACAGCTTTCGGCGTCGTTGCAATAA
- the cysW gene encoding sulfate ABC transporter permease subunit CysW — protein sequence MTEYTAELSGTIAPRLRAATTEPLWVQWGLTLAALLFLALFLAVPLVAVFAEALRKGVGAYFESVHEPDALAAIKLTLLVAIIAVPANLVFGVAASWALAKFQFRGRSVLITLIDLPFAVSPVISGLVYVLLFGMQGWLGPWLAKHDIEIIFALPGIVLATVFVTFPFVARELIPLMQEQGTENEQAALTLGATGWQTFWRVTLPNVKWALLYGVILCNARAMGEFGAVSVVSGHIRGQTNTLPLHVEILYNEYNFVGAFAVASLLTLLAMVTLVLKSIVERRTKAPSADAEETALDKMPEKQI from the coding sequence ATGACCGAGTACACGGCCGAGTTGTCAGGAACCATCGCGCCGCGCCTTCGAGCTGCTACGACCGAGCCCCTCTGGGTACAATGGGGGCTTACTCTGGCCGCGTTGCTCTTCCTCGCCTTGTTCCTGGCCGTGCCGCTTGTGGCAGTCTTCGCGGAAGCTCTCCGAAAAGGCGTTGGCGCCTATTTTGAAAGCGTTCACGAACCGGACGCGTTGGCCGCAATCAAGCTTACGCTCCTTGTGGCCATCATCGCGGTGCCCGCAAATCTTGTATTCGGGGTAGCCGCAAGCTGGGCGCTGGCCAAGTTCCAGTTCCGGGGCAGGAGCGTTCTGATCACGCTCATCGATCTCCCATTCGCCGTATCGCCGGTCATCTCAGGCCTGGTCTACGTGCTTCTTTTCGGTATGCAGGGCTGGCTTGGGCCGTGGCTGGCCAAGCACGATATCGAGATCATTTTTGCCCTCCCCGGGATCGTGCTTGCCACGGTCTTCGTGACCTTCCCATTCGTCGCCAGGGAGCTCATCCCCCTGATGCAGGAACAAGGCACCGAAAACGAGCAGGCAGCGCTCACCCTGGGCGCGACAGGTTGGCAGACCTTCTGGCGTGTGACCCTCCCAAACGTAAAGTGGGCCCTGCTCTACGGCGTCATCCTGTGCAATGCGCGGGCCATGGGCGAGTTCGGCGCCGTCTCCGTCGTGTCGGGGCATATTCGCGGCCAGACCAACACCCTGCCGCTGCACGTCGAGATTCTCTACAACGAATACAATTTTGTCGGGGCCTTCGCGGTAGCCTCCCTACTCACGCTGCTTGCCATGGTGACACTGGTGCTCAAGAGCATTGTCGAGCGGCGCACAAAGGCACCCTCCGCGGATGCGGAAGAAACGGCCCTCGATAAGATGCCGGAGAAACAGATATGA
- a CDS encoding polysaccharide deacetylase family protein, with translation MQIVLGFDMETDVGSWTPFYEGVAHGTPIILDILDKHGITATFFFTGDAARKHPETVRNVRARRHEIGAHTLFHETIGDSLFDIPGMMPILAHEVPERLRLCTQWLEDVAGVRPVSFRCPRLFGSTAVVTALDSLGYVADATYPMYYFRERLRPYHPSREDWTQEGDLRIVELPAFADLSMESTDPYGRDMDQWPLFRTEGAGALMRHIDGFVGYCEARGVDPFLCFYFHPWEFHPMPQGEISYGEGAVRPDPFIVKNCGAYAAEQLDLLIGTLLGRGAQFKQAQQAAKEI, from the coding sequence ATGCAGATTGTTCTTGGGTTTGACATGGAAACCGATGTCGGAAGCTGGACCCCGTTCTACGAGGGTGTCGCGCATGGGACGCCCATCATTCTGGATATCCTTGATAAGCACGGCATCACCGCCACATTCTTCTTTACCGGAGATGCCGCCCGAAAACACCCGGAAACCGTCCGCAATGTCCGGGCCCGGAGACACGAGATCGGCGCGCACACGTTGTTTCATGAGACGATCGGCGATTCCCTGTTCGATATCCCGGGGATGATGCCGATTCTAGCGCACGAGGTGCCGGAACGGTTGCGGCTGTGCACGCAATGGCTCGAAGACGTCGCGGGGGTGCGTCCGGTGTCGTTCAGATGTCCGCGCCTGTTCGGTTCGACCGCGGTAGTGACGGCCTTGGATTCTCTGGGCTATGTCGCGGACGCGACCTATCCGATGTATTACTTCCGCGAACGCCTGCGGCCTTATCATCCCAGCCGGGAGGATTGGACCCAAGAGGGGGATTTGCGAATCGTCGAATTGCCCGCGTTTGCCGATCTCTCCATGGAATCGACGGACCCCTATGGGCGGGATATGGACCAGTGGCCGCTGTTCCGCACGGAGGGCGCCGGCGCGCTGATGCGGCATATCGACGGTTTCGTGGGCTATTGCGAAGCCCGGGGCGTGGACCCGTTCCTGTGCTTTTACTTCCATCCCTGGGAGTTTCACCCCATGCCCCAGGGGGAGATATCCTACGGCGAGGGCGCGGTGCGCCCCGATCCTTTCATTGTTAAAAACTGCGGTGCGTATGCCGCGGAACAACTTGACCTGCTGATAGGAACGCTCCTTGGACGCGGAGCGCAATTCAAGCAAGCACAACAAGCAGCGAAGGAGATATGA
- a CDS encoding sodium:solute symporter family protein yields MTNFSWIDGSIVGLYIVATMVAGIAVRKYVGKVEHFLIAGREMNLYLGIASLAATEFGIVTCMYTSQNGYRNGFAGATPGILAMLAMFFVGYTGFCVKPLRDAGVMTIPELFEVRYGPRIRWAAGVVIVLGGLLNMGVFLRTGGDFLVAVCGFDPKYLEITMTALLVFVAIYTVLGGMLSVLVTDFLQFVVMSAGLLAVTILILVNIGWDQLVAVVQEKYGEGGFNPFAKPDMGWKYIVDNALLSLAMVLTWQTTIQRLLAAKDTKTGRQVYTRTSVFFLCRWLVPVLWGIAALKVITPQEVGDNTLLAMPMMLSRITPMGLMGILIAAMLAADMSTDASYMLTWSSVIYNDILAPVHKRQWSEKRGLVVSRSIVAVIGIFLLVYGLWYPLQGSLWDYLRLTGNIYLSSMSVLLVACCYWKRANSWGAAGAIICGAVIPVMFLVMEQLPSTRHFAKEVLGPEYSNIATYIIAATAMVLGSLLKPQTRPLAVKG; encoded by the coding sequence ATGACGAATTTCTCATGGATAGACGGGAGCATCGTGGGCCTGTATATCGTTGCCACGATGGTTGCGGGGATCGCGGTGCGTAAGTACGTGGGCAAAGTCGAGCATTTCCTGATCGCCGGACGCGAGATGAACCTGTATCTTGGGATCGCGTCGCTCGCGGCTACCGAGTTCGGCATCGTCACGTGCATGTACACGTCACAGAACGGATACCGGAACGGGTTCGCCGGCGCCACGCCGGGCATCCTGGCCATGCTTGCCATGTTCTTCGTGGGCTATACCGGATTCTGCGTCAAGCCATTACGCGACGCGGGCGTGATGACCATTCCCGAGTTATTCGAGGTGCGCTACGGCCCGCGCATCCGCTGGGCGGCCGGCGTTGTCATTGTCCTAGGCGGATTGCTCAACATGGGCGTCTTCTTACGCACCGGGGGCGATTTTCTCGTGGCCGTTTGCGGGTTCGACCCGAAGTATCTCGAGATCACCATGACCGCGTTGCTGGTGTTTGTTGCCATATACACCGTACTGGGCGGGATGTTGTCCGTGCTTGTCACCGATTTCCTGCAGTTCGTCGTCATGAGCGCGGGGTTGCTGGCGGTGACCATCCTGATTCTCGTCAACATCGGCTGGGACCAGCTCGTGGCGGTCGTGCAGGAAAAGTACGGAGAAGGCGGGTTCAACCCCTTTGCGAAACCCGACATGGGGTGGAAGTACATCGTTGACAACGCCTTGCTCAGCCTGGCGATGGTGTTGACGTGGCAGACTACCATCCAGCGATTGCTGGCCGCCAAGGACACCAAGACCGGCCGTCAGGTATATACGCGCACCAGTGTGTTCTTCCTGTGCCGTTGGCTTGTTCCCGTACTCTGGGGCATCGCGGCGCTTAAAGTAATCACGCCTCAGGAAGTCGGCGACAACACGCTTCTCGCTATGCCGATGATGCTGAGCCGGATCACGCCCATGGGCCTCATGGGCATTCTGATCGCCGCCATGCTGGCGGCCGACATGTCCACCGATGCCTCTTACATGCTCACGTGGTCCAGCGTCATCTACAACGACATCCTGGCGCCGGTCCACAAGCGCCAGTGGTCTGAGAAGCGCGGCCTGGTAGTCAGCCGGTCAATCGTCGCGGTCATTGGCATTTTCCTGTTGGTTTACGGTCTGTGGTATCCGCTGCAAGGCAGCCTGTGGGACTACCTTAGACTTACCGGCAACATCTATCTGTCGAGCATGTCGGTTCTTCTGGTAGCCTGCTGCTACTGGAAGCGCGCAAACAGTTGGGGCGCCGCGGGAGCCATCATCTGCGGGGCTGTGATTCCGGTGATGTTCCTTGTCATGGAGCAACTTCCCAGCACACGGCATTTCGCCAAAGAAGTTTTGGGGCCGGAGTACTCCAATATTGCGACCTACATCATAGCCGCAACGGCCATGGTGCTTGGCTCGCTGCTGAAGCCCCAAACAAGACCCCTTGCGGTGAAAGGATAG
- a CDS encoding DUF2238 domain-containing protein, producing the protein MLRLERAHIAPLAVLLSVLIPFSVYFGYRKNYEFLLYVAVIIFFMVVIALTNDRVRYPISILWGLVAWAILHLCGGGIRVGDGVLYGVMLMPLSKTIPVLRYDQFVHIVGFGVSTLVMYHLVRPMLRPGVRHGAALSIVVVMAGLGVGGLNEIIEFIATVVMPETGVGGYVNTALDLVSDLVGAVIAVVALRMGYLLPAP; encoded by the coding sequence ATGCTAAGGCTGGAACGTGCACACATTGCGCCGCTGGCGGTGCTGCTATCGGTGTTGATCCCGTTCAGTGTGTATTTTGGATACCGCAAGAACTACGAGTTTCTTTTGTATGTGGCAGTGATCATCTTCTTTATGGTGGTGATTGCTCTGACCAACGACCGTGTCCGATACCCTATCTCGATTCTGTGGGGCCTCGTGGCGTGGGCTATCCTGCACCTCTGCGGCGGAGGCATTCGGGTAGGCGACGGCGTGCTTTACGGCGTGATGCTGATGCCGCTCTCGAAGACGATTCCCGTTCTTCGCTATGACCAGTTCGTGCACATCGTCGGGTTTGGCGTGTCTACTCTGGTCATGTACCATCTCGTGCGCCCCATGCTTCGCCCCGGTGTGCGCCACGGCGCAGCGCTCTCCATCGTGGTGGTCATGGCGGGGCTGGGTGTAGGCGGGCTCAATGAGATCATCGAGTTTATCGCGACCGTGGTGATGCCCGAGACCGGCGTGGGCGGGTACGTCAACACGGCGCTTGATCTGGTTTCCGACCTTGTGGGGGCGGTCATTGCTGTAGTTGCCCTACGCATGGGCTACCTGCTCCCAGCGCCTTGA
- the cysT gene encoding sulfate ABC transporter permease subunit CysT — translation MSYRWKSHSVLPGFGLTLGYTIVYLSLVVLIPLAALFARSAHMGWGQFWETVTSPRVLASYKLTFGAAFGAALINSIFGFITAWVLVRYAFPGRRIVDAVVDLPFALPTAVSGISLTAIYSQNGWIGRYLEPLGIKAAFSPLGVGIALTFIGLPFVVRTLQPALADLDRELEEAAASLGASRWKTITRVLLPPLIPPLLTGFALAFARAIGEYGSVIFISGNMPMRTEITSLLIIAKLEEYDYAGAAALATVMLIVSFVLLLCINLLQWWSVRQYQGGGAS, via the coding sequence TTGAGTTACAGATGGAAATCGCACAGCGTATTGCCGGGGTTCGGCCTTACCCTTGGCTATACTATCGTATACCTGAGCCTTGTGGTGCTCATTCCGCTGGCGGCGCTGTTTGCGCGCTCCGCGCACATGGGATGGGGGCAGTTCTGGGAAACCGTCACTTCGCCGCGGGTGCTTGCTTCCTACAAACTGACGTTTGGAGCGGCCTTTGGAGCGGCGCTGATCAACAGCATCTTCGGATTCATCACCGCCTGGGTGCTGGTGCGTTACGCCTTTCCGGGCAGGCGTATCGTCGACGCCGTGGTTGATTTGCCCTTCGCGTTGCCTACCGCGGTGTCCGGCATCTCGCTGACAGCCATCTATTCCCAGAACGGCTGGATAGGGCGCTATCTGGAGCCCCTGGGAATCAAGGCCGCCTTCTCGCCGCTTGGGGTGGGCATTGCCCTTACCTTCATCGGCCTGCCGTTCGTGGTGCGGACCTTGCAGCCCGCGCTTGCGGACCTGGACCGCGAACTCGAAGAGGCCGCGGCCAGCCTTGGCGCCTCCAGGTGGAAGACCATAACGCGGGTGCTGTTGCCGCCGCTTATCCCGCCTTTGCTCACCGGTTTTGCCCTGGCCTTCGCTCGAGCCATCGGTGAGTATGGCTCGGTGATCTTTATCTCGGGCAACATGCCCATGCGCACCGAGATCACCAGCTTACTGATCATCGCGAAACTCGAGGAGTACGACTACGCAGGCGCGGCGGCTCTGGCAACAGTGATGCTGATTGTCTCGTTCGTGTTGCTGTTGTGCATCAACCTGCTGCAATGGTGGAGCGTGCGTCAGTATCAGGGAGGGGGCGCCTCATGA
- a CDS encoding sulfate ABC transporter substrate-binding protein, whose product MFSTLSVKSSLVKLASAVIIAIVVLAGPAARAADITLLNVSYDPTRELYQEYNPAFAEYWKGKTGDTVTIQQSHAGAGKQARAVMDGLPADVVTLALAYDIDVIARKTGLLPENWQSQLPNNSAPYTSTIVFLVRKGNPKGIKDWPDLVKPGIQVITPNPKTSGGARWNYLAAWAYVLKQELGDLAKLQDPSAAGEITAAEKKAQAFVTALFKNVPVLDSGARGSTTTFAQRGIGDVLLAWENEAFLAVEELGPDKFEIVVPTISILAEPPVAVVEKNAKEHGTYEVARAYLEYLYSPVGQRIAAKHYYRPVHPEYADQEDLKRFPEVNLISLNAVFGNWDQAQARHFDDKALFDQIYTQGR is encoded by the coding sequence ATGTTTTCCACACTCTCGGTCAAAAGTTCACTTGTAAAGCTCGCCTCAGCGGTAATCATCGCCATTGTGGTGTTGGCAGGTCCCGCCGCTCGGGCCGCGGACATCACACTGCTGAATGTTTCTTACGACCCGACGCGCGAGTTGTACCAGGAGTATAACCCTGCGTTTGCCGAGTACTGGAAGGGCAAGACGGGCGACACCGTGACGATACAACAGTCGCACGCGGGCGCGGGAAAACAGGCGCGCGCCGTAATGGATGGGCTGCCCGCGGACGTGGTGACGCTGGCGCTCGCTTACGATATCGATGTCATCGCGCGCAAGACGGGATTGTTGCCCGAAAACTGGCAATCCCAGCTGCCTAACAATAGCGCGCCATACACAAGTACGATTGTTTTCCTCGTGCGCAAGGGGAATCCCAAAGGCATCAAGGACTGGCCCGACCTCGTGAAACCCGGTATCCAGGTCATTACCCCGAATCCGAAGACCTCGGGCGGCGCCCGCTGGAACTATCTTGCTGCCTGGGCCTATGTGCTCAAGCAGGAACTGGGCGATCTCGCCAAGCTCCAGGACCCGTCCGCGGCCGGCGAGATCACTGCGGCCGAAAAGAAGGCGCAAGCATTCGTCACCGCACTTTTCAAGAATGTGCCTGTTCTCGATTCCGGCGCGCGCGGCAGCACGACCACATTCGCGCAGCGCGGAATCGGCGATGTGCTTCTGGCGTGGGAGAACGAGGCCTTCCTGGCGGTTGAGGAACTTGGCCCCGACAAGTTCGAGATTGTCGTGCCGACTATCAGTATCCTGGCCGAACCTCCAGTAGCCGTGGTGGAGAAGAATGCCAAGGAGCACGGCACGTACGAGGTTGCCCGGGCATATCTCGAATACCTGTACTCGCCGGTGGGCCAGCGCATCGCCGCCAAGCATTACTACCGGCCGGTACACCCCGAATACGCTGACCAGGAAGATCTTAAGCGCTTCCCGGAGGTCAATCTTATCTCGCTCAATGCCGTATTCGGCAATTGGGACCAGGCGCAAGCAAGACATTTTGATGATAAGGCGCTCTTCGACCAGATTTATACCCAGGGCCGCTGA
- a CDS encoding Xaa-Pro peptidase family protein, with the protein MQAIAKTEYNDRLEKFQRNIRAAGLDAALVHSNEADFANVRYLTEYWPTFESAGVFVPAKGTPVLIIGPESEAYAQGRSVIPNIAMMVEYRESADPEYPGIPVAHFSDVVRKAMGKRALKRLGLVGFSIMPLPVYFSLQRELPGVELVKADDTLTSLRASKSANEIRLMKKAYKISEKAIAAILAEMKPGMTELQVIGIAQREIYKHGGEYEGHALYCFCGPGTKHAISRPTHNKIKRNEIIQLNIGARVGGYSSSVGLPCSIGKLPPRKKRLVEFGLEAHLKTFELMRGGKPAAEVVREYEEFVERRGFKKYMLYGPCHGIGMMEVERPWMESTSTYVLQENMTFQVDTFFQDKDFGLRWENGVRVTKTGIEKLSKEFARLVEL; encoded by the coding sequence ATGCAAGCGATCGCCAAAACCGAATACAACGATCGGCTCGAAAAGTTCCAGCGCAATATTCGCGCGGCCGGCCTGGATGCGGCGCTTGTGCATTCCAACGAGGCCGATTTCGCGAATGTGCGGTATCTCACCGAGTATTGGCCGACGTTCGAGTCGGCGGGCGTATTCGTGCCCGCGAAGGGCACGCCCGTCCTGATCATCGGGCCGGAAAGCGAAGCCTACGCGCAGGGGCGCAGCGTGATTCCCAACATCGCCATGATGGTCGAATACCGCGAATCCGCCGATCCGGAGTACCCGGGCATTCCCGTGGCGCATTTCAGCGATGTGGTGCGCAAAGCCATGGGTAAGCGGGCATTGAAGAGGCTCGGCCTTGTCGGCTTCTCGATCATGCCTCTTCCTGTTTATTTCAGCCTGCAGCGCGAATTGCCGGGCGTCGAACTGGTCAAAGCCGATGACACCCTGACCAGCCTGCGCGCCAGCAAGAGCGCGAACGAAATCAGGCTCATGAAGAAGGCTTACAAGATCAGCGAGAAGGCTATTGCGGCCATACTCGCTGAGATGAAGCCCGGGATGACCGAACTCCAGGTAATCGGCATTGCCCAGCGAGAGATCTACAAACACGGCGGCGAATATGAAGGCCACGCCCTCTATTGTTTCTGCGGCCCAGGCACCAAACACGCCATCTCGCGTCCCACCCACAACAAGATCAAGCGCAACGAGATCATCCAGCTCAACATCGGCGCGCGCGTCGGCGGCTACTCCTCGAGCGTCGGGCTGCCGTGTTCGATCGGCAAACTGCCCCCGCGCAAGAAACGCCTCGTCGAGTTTGGTCTTGAAGCGCATCTCAAGACCTTCGAACTGATGCGGGGCGGCAAGCCCGCGGCGGAGGTTGTGCGGGAATACGAGGAATTCGTCGAGCGACGGGGTTTCAAGAAGTACATGCTCTACGGTCCCTGTCACGGAATCGGCATGATGGAGGTCGAACGCCCCTGGATGGAGTCCACCTCAACCTACGTCCTTCAGGAGAACATGACGTTTCAGGTGGACACGTTTTTCCAGGACAAAGACTTCGGCCTCCGCTGGGAGAACGGGGTTCGCGTCACCAAGACGGGTATCGAGAAGCTGTCGAAGGAGTTTGCGCGGCTCGTCGAACTCTAG
- a CDS encoding sulfate/molybdate ABC transporter ATP-binding protein has translation MSIELRHVSKSFEAFKAVDDISLTVATGELVALLGPSGSGKTTLLRIIAGLEIPDQHDQTRILFSEDDVARISARKRRVGFVFQHYALFRHMSVFENIAFGLRVRSRRERPSRAEIHNRVQTLLRLVQLEGLAGRYPHQLSGGQRQRVALARALAVEPKVLLLDEPFGALDAKVRKELRAWLRRLHDELNVTSVFVTHDQDEALEVADRIVVMNQGRIEQVGTPDEVFHHPNTEFVMRFLGETNDFHGRVNGGTIQFGSMQIPYPQDRQQVLGDARVFVRPHDLTIDTKTSGLPALEAQIVRIQSAGPLVRIELRTGDGQELAAEISQERFATMNLASGSTVYVRPRHIRVFSA, from the coding sequence ATGAGCATCGAACTGCGCCACGTCTCCAAGAGCTTCGAGGCATTCAAAGCCGTCGACGACATCTCGCTCACCGTCGCCACCGGCGAACTGGTGGCGCTCCTGGGGCCGTCCGGCTCCGGCAAGACAACGCTCCTTCGCATCATCGCCGGACTCGAGATTCCCGATCAGCACGACCAGACTCGCATCCTGTTTTCCGAAGACGACGTAGCCAGAATCTCCGCGCGGAAAAGGCGGGTCGGCTTTGTCTTCCAGCATTACGCGCTCTTTCGCCACATGTCGGTTTTCGAGAACATCGCCTTCGGACTGCGCGTGCGGTCGCGAAGAGAACGCCCTTCGCGGGCCGAGATCCATAACCGGGTCCAGACGCTCCTGCGCCTTGTCCAGCTCGAGGGCCTTGCGGGCCGTTATCCTCATCAACTGTCTGGCGGCCAGAGGCAACGGGTGGCCTTGGCGCGCGCCCTCGCCGTAGAACCAAAGGTATTGCTCCTCGATGAACCCTTCGGCGCCCTCGATGCGAAGGTGCGCAAGGAACTGCGCGCGTGGCTGCGGCGCCTGCATGACGAATTGAACGTCACCAGCGTCTTTGTCACGCACGATCAGGACGAAGCCCTCGAGGTTGCGGACCGAATCGTCGTGATGAACCAGGGACGGATTGAGCAAGTGGGCACGCCGGACGAGGTGTTTCACCACCCCAATACCGAATTCGTAATGCGTTTTCTGGGCGAAACCAACGATTTCCACGGCCGCGTGAACGGCGGCACCATACAGTTCGGCTCAATGCAAATCCCTTACCCGCAAGATCGGCAGCAGGTGCTCGGCGACGCACGCGTCTTCGTTCGACCCCACGACTTGACCATCGACACCAAGACCAGTGGGCTCCCGGCACTGGAGGCACAGATCGTACGCATCCAATCGGCCGGCCCGCTGGTGCGTATTGAACTGCGAACCGGCGACGGCCAGGAACTTGCCGCGGAAATCTCTCAGGAACGTTTCGCCACCATGAATCTCGCTTCGGGCAGCACCGTCTACGTGCGTCCGCGGCATATCCGCGTTTTTTCAGCCTGA